A part of Pectobacterium cacticida genomic DNA contains:
- the mzrA gene encoding EnvZ/OmpR regulon moderator MzrA, which produces MLLLLALLTIVLTQSLSPRHAHDDAMLHIKPYAGAALPDGFYVYQRLNEKGIEIKSITPEQDSLVVRLVSPEQSIAARDILRLSLPKVSITAQLTTAPTPFWQHKLTQKQSKLG; this is translated from the coding sequence ATGCTGCTATTGCTTGCCTTACTGACGATAGTTTTAACGCAGTCCCTATCACCACGTCATGCCCATGATGATGCCATGTTACACATTAAGCCTTATGCTGGCGCAGCATTGCCAGATGGCTTTTATGTCTATCAGCGGCTAAACGAAAAGGGGATCGAGATAAAAAGTATTACGCCAGAACAAGACAGTCTGGTCGTTCGTCTTGTATCACCAGAGCAAAGTATCGCAGCCAGAGATATTTTGCGGCTGTCCCTGCCTAAAGTCTCCATTACGGCGCAGTTGACGACAGCTCCAACGCCCTTCTGGCAGCATAAATTAACCCAAAAACAATCTAAACTGGGGTGA